One genomic region from Myripristis murdjan chromosome 7, fMyrMur1.1, whole genome shotgun sequence encodes:
- the irx7 gene encoding iroquois homeobox 7, with the protein MPASQSGFGNFFLERNNISMPTGYQIPVLGCPAGVQQQQQAQHLAAMAAGVPIAYSGLQGYNFIPYPHHRHISQLNNGFDLKATSTYHHALLARGGPFYPPYRAGTVEDPGRVAKVATRESTGALKAWLNEHLKNPYPTKGEKIMLAIITKMSLTQVSTWFANARRRLKKENRVSWASKGKSDEEDEEQEGESEEDESPLQKCHLDERDETEPQGEHADTEEEAAGALGSSAPVDARLEQLHREHEESQVALVKADKKESEQTPSPLESKENIVSQKPKIWSLAETATSEPVKKPSDNTFHPSSSQVGKLWAEWASRNGLYIPSCYSTHEIL; encoded by the exons ATGCCCGCATCACAATCTGGATTTGGCAACTTCTTCTTGGAGAGGAACAACATCAGCATGCCGACTGGATACCAGATACCGGTGCTGGGATGCCCCGCcggtgtgcagcagcagcagcaagcgCAGCATCTGGCAGCGATGGCAGCCGGAGTTCCCATCGCATATTCAGGACTACAGGGATACAACTTCATCCCATATCCGCACCACAGGCACATCTCACAGCTG aaCAACGGTTTCGACTTGAAGGCCACCTCTACCTACCATCACGCGCTCCTGGCACGAGGTGGACCTTTCTACCCGCCATACCGTGCCGGGACAGTGGAAGACCCCGGTAGGGTCGCCAAAGTGGCCACTCGAGAGAGCACCGGGGCGCTCAAGGCCTGGCTGAACGAGCATCTGAAGAACCCGTATCCCACCAAAGGCGAGAAGATCATGCTCGCCATCATCACCAAAATGAGCCTCACGCAGGTTTCTACGTGGTTCGCCAACGCAAGGCGACGCCTGAAGAAAGAGAACAGGGTCAGCTGGGCGTCTAAGGGGAAATCAgacgaggaggatgaggagcaggagggtGAGAGTGAGGAAGACGAGAGCCCCCTGCAGAAATGTCATTTGGACGAGCGGGATGAGACGGAGCCGCAGGGTGAGCATGCAGACACCGAGGAGGAAGCCGCCGGCGCGCTGGGCAGCTCGGCACCTGTGGATGCGCGTTTGGAGCAGCTGCACCGCGAGCATGAAGAGAGCCAGGTTGCACTTGTCAAAGCTGATAAGAAGGAGTCGGAGCAAACGCCTTCACCATTGGAGAGCAAAGAGAATATTGTTAGTCAAAAGCCCAAAATATGGTCCCTGGCAGAGACCGCCACCTCGGAACCGGTGAAGAAACCCTCGGACAATACTTTCCACCCAAGCAGCTCCCAAGTTGGAAAACTGTGGGCTGAGTGGGCTTCCAGAAACGGACTGTATATTCCGTCCTGTTACTCCACGCATGAAATTCTCTAA
- the cd40 gene encoding tumor necrosis factor receptor superfamily member 5: MRLPLMLSALLVLTSAQSPCDPLTQYQAESGQCCMKCEPGTSMSEDSLSLTVNPTHCQTPQCNQCGENEYQDTYTAETMCKAQPYCDPNRNFVFVSDKSKTSRSPCFCKPGYHCTTEACIKCLPHTECKPGQRVKSIGNHSQDTVCEKCPSGTFSIGTSEPDCKKWTVCEPGHQVKTNGTATSDTVCEPISRRHLAWIVPILIIVILIGIGIAVWKCKGTAGDAKGKVKGCVEFCLEGTKEPAREAIPTVAQPTNDEHSLLSETGPLQEAKTPEEVEEPSEPLIVLDAALTDNGNLVAQEDGKKEVLSRQESQTQSCPSETV; the protein is encoded by the exons ATGCGGCTTCCACTGATGCTTTCGGCTTTATTG GTGCTGACCAGCGCCCAGAGCCCCTGTGATCCACTAACACAGTACCAGGCTGAATCGGGACAGTGTTGCATGAAGTGTGAACCAG GGACCAGCATGTCAGAGGACAGTCTGAGTCTGACAGTCAACCCGACCCACTGTCAGACTCCTCAGTGCAATCAGTGTGGGGAGAATGAATATCAGGACACATACACAGCCGAAACCATGTGTAAAGCGCAACCATACTGTGACCCAA ATAGgaactttgtgtttgtttccgATAAGAGCAAGACGAGTCGAAGCCCCTGCTTTTGTAAGCCGGGATACCACTGCACCACCGAGGCGTGCATCAAATGTCTGCCACACACCGAGTGCAAACCGGGACAAAGGGTCAAGTCCATAG GTAATCACAGCCAGGACACAGTGTGTGAAAAATGCCCTTCAGGAACATTTTCTATTGGGACGTCAGAGCCCGACTGTAAAAAATGGACAGT TTGTGAGCCTGGACATCAAGTTAAAACGAATGGAACAGCCACATCTGACACTGTGTGTG AGCCCATCTCACGACGGCATTTGGCTTGGATTGTTCCCATTTTAATCATTGTGATACTGATCGGGATTGGAATTGCAGTGTGGAAATGCAAAG GTACTGCAGGTGATGCAAAAGGCAAAGTAAAG GGCTGCGTGGAGTTTTGTCTGGAGGGAACCAAGGAGCCAGCGAGGGAAGCCATCCCGACAGTAGCACAGCCGACAAACGATGAACACTCCCTCTTATCTGAGACGGGACCCCTGCAAGAGGCAAAGACACCCGAGGAAGTTGAGGAACCCAGCGAGCCACTGATTGTCTTAGATGCAGCTTTGACTGACAATGGGAATTTGGTGGCACAGGAAGACGGGAAAAAAGAAGTTCTGTCCCGGCAagaatcacaaacacaatcatgcCCGAGTGAAACTGTCTGA
- the LOC115362531 gene encoding formin-like protein 6 gives MMPSLGPKKKANLSRMDKHSTDLPQLSNEKQLSIMNMVKSGELSIEDALDLARNDQLQLFKQQSQAEEEQQQYNFSIHKHGRYRWQKRVLQIDFKTKMLCSIEKGIVKRQLPFSQVKSCEAGASSRFSISFKGRHDYELEATSLEDKHKIMQLVNQIIYENIYGHPADGNAETLHQSPGSKSLREGVLFLHRGGLASFKWVKYEVQLHPGQLTLVPLGRRGPADGEVTSTVTTVIHLSDGDTSVEKPHSLDTFTLATHKNKYHFRVPASEQAEDSKALQQERDAWVQAIHKLCLEWKRKSQIEDMHMGVMDLQGHDTDEDAEDTLPAGGQADVESRSSGGQVVDRNMNQSDPPAEYANSDPISFGGNRASAGDGSQSRPAAETVKPVAKLRIKSANIMPSSPVPSPAVPGPALSPPTTPLRSPRTTAFTPSSPLSSPTSPVRSVSSMVPQCPLPEPVSSTQAGPPPPMIPAPPPLPIRFKKNPTKPNTKAFHWDLVGSDTIAKSFWMQRSTRRIEIDTPRLYEQFAVQDLGTIGVADSGNTQHIILDQKIAHNFNIFLKSFPVQPGELKDKLFIVNEDDGGLSDEQITSLRRYVPTSDDVETYKSHQGPVSELHIVDQYMMEMCNIPCLSTQLDLLLTLRELPISMNDLQPLIDQKIRMCMQLCDSGSFVSVLEYILAIGNYLNENAGKEKAKGFRLSSLTKLCQLRGRDRKFTLLHALVEQIMLHEPCLVAFIQELAEFETVPGASIKGLTAEVDVLKNELQKVIQYKKTSKKRNGGDHHPNFSKDLKMAIDKYNADLSALMKKCEQMKKLFSDILVKFGEPANQDSRELFGLVCQFMHDFKRTHAEIV, from the exons ATGATGCCAAGTTTAGGACCAAAGAAAAAAGCCAACCTATCCAGGATGGACAAACACAGCACTGATTTGCCGCAG CTGAGCAACGAGAAGCAGCTCAGCATCATGAACATGGTCAAGAGCGGCGAGCTGTCCATCGAAGACGCCCTGGACCTGGCCAGAAATGACCAACTGCAGCTGTTCAAACAGCAGAGCCAGGCTGAGGAG gaacaacaacagtACAACTTCAGCATTCACAAACATGGCCGCTACAGGTGGCAGAAACGGGTTCTGCAG ATTGACTTCAAGACTAAAATGCTGTGCAGCATAGAGAAAGGCATCGTCAAGCGGCAGCTGCCCTTCTCTCAGGTTAAGAGTTGTGAGGCCGGGGCCAGCTCCAGGTTCTCCATATCCTTTAAAGGACGTCACGACTATGAGTTGGAGGCCACCTCACTGGAGGACAAGCACAAA ATCATGCAGCTTGTGAATCAGATAATCTATGAGAATATATACGGGCACCCTGCTGATGGCAACGCAGAAACACTTCATCAGTCTCCAGGGTCAAAGAGCCTTCGGGAGGGGGTCTTGTTCCTGCACAGAGGGGGGTTGGCGTCGTTCAAATGGgtgaa ATATGAGGTCCAGCTGCACCCTGGCCAGCTGACCCTGGTCCCCCTCGGGCGTCGGGGACCTGCAGATGGTGAGGTGACCTCCACGGTGACCACTGTGATTCACCTGTCAGACGGAGACACCAGCGTAGAGAAACCTCACAGCCTAGACACTTTCACTTTGGCCACCCACAAAAATAAGTACCA CTTCCGTGTGCCTGCATCAGAACAAGCAGAAGACTCCAAGGCTCTCCAACAAGAGAGGGATGCCTGGGTCCAGGCCATTCACAAACTGTGTTTGGAGTGGAAGAGGAAGTCCCAAATTGAAGACATGCACATGGGAGTGATGGATCTCCAAGGTCATGACACAGACGAAGACGCAGAGGACACACTGCCAGCAGGAGGACAAGCTGATGTAGAGTCCAGGTCTAGTGGTGGACAAGTGGTGGACAGAAATATGAATCAAAGTGATCCTCCAGCTGAATATGCAAACTCTGATCCCATCTCCTTCGGTGGCAATCGTGCATCAGCTGGCGACGGGAGTCAGAGTCGTCCTGCGGCCGAGACCGTGAAGCCTGTGGCCAAACTGCGCATTAAGTCTGCTAATATTATGCCTTCATCCCCTGTCCCGTCACCAGCTGTTCCTGGTCCTGCCTTATCACCACCCACAACCCCATTACGCTCACCTCGCACCACTGCTTTcacaccctcctctcctctctcatcacCCACCTCCCCTGTCCGCTCTGTCTCCTCCATGGTCCCACAATGCCCTCTCCCTGAACCTGTCTCCTCAACCCAGGCGGGACCACCACCCCCAATGATCCCAGCTCCTCCACCTTTACCCAtcagattcaagaaaaatccaaccaaaccaaacactaaGGCCTTCCACTGGGACCTAGTTGGCTCAGATACG ATTGCGAAATCTTTCTGGATGCAAAGAAGCACCAGGAGGATTGAAATTGACACCCCACGCTTGTATGAGCAATTTGCTGTTCAAGACTTGGGAACAATTGGTGTTGCTGATTCGGGTAATACCCAGCACATTATTCTCGACCAGAAGATTGCGCACAACTTCA ATATTTTCCTCAAAAGTTTTCCAGTGCAACCGGGAGAGCTGAAGGACAAACTGTTCATCGTTAATGAGGATGACGGAGGCCTGTCTGATGAGCAGATCACCTCCCTCAGGAG GTATGTTCCCACCTCAGACGACGTGGAAACGTACAAATCCCACCAGGGCCCTGTGTCAGAGCTGCATATCGTGGACCAGTACATGATGGAG ATGTGCAACATTCCCTGCCTGAGCACACAGCTGGACCTGCTGCTGACCCTCAGAGAGCTCCCGATCAGCATGAACGACCTGCAGCCT ctgaTTGACCAGAAGATCAGAATGTGCATGCAGCTGTGCGACTCCGGGTCATTTGTCTCCGTGCTGGAGTACATCCTCGCCATCGGCAATTACCTGAACGAGAATGCCGGAAAGGAAAAGGCCAAGGGATTCCGCCTCTCGTCCTTAACTAAA CTCTGCCAGCTCcgtgggagagacagaaagttcACCTTGCTCCATGCCCTTGTTGAGCAGATCATGTTGCATGAACCATGCTTGGTCGCCTTTATCCAGGAGTTGGCGGAATTTGAAACTGTCCCAGGAG CCTCCATCAAAGGACTGACCGCAGAGGTAGATG TCCTGAAGAATGAACTACAGAAGGTCATACAGTATAAAAAAACCTCCAAGAAGCGAAATGGTGGCGATCATCACCCAAACTTCTCCAAAGACCTGAAG ATGGCCATTGACAAATACAACGCAGACCTCTCGGCGCTGATGAAGAAGTGTGAGCAGATGAAGAAACTCTTCTCTGACATACTG